In Bacillus toyonensis BCT-7112, a single window of DNA contains:
- a CDS encoding ABC transporter ATP-binding protein — MHEENLIEVRNLKKYFPIKKGLFGRKTEQLKAVDDLSFTIKKGETFGLVGESGCGKSTTGRSIIRLHDVTSGNVLFDGKDIASLKESELKEYRKRMQIIFQDPYASLNPAMNVFQIISEPMNIHGSYEKEEQKEIILDLLKKVGLKEEHLYRYPHEFSGGQRQRISIARALSVKPDFILCDEPISALDVSVQAQVVNMLQDIQEETGVTYLFIAHDLSMVRHISDRIGVMYLGNIVEIADSEDLYTKPAHPYTQALLSSMPEPDPTNAGKERIILQGEVPSPLNSPSGCKFRTRCKFATEKCAQEVPKMVEIAKGHQVACHLF; from the coding sequence ATGCATGAAGAAAACTTAATTGAAGTTCGGAACTTAAAAAAGTATTTTCCTATTAAAAAAGGACTATTCGGCAGAAAAACAGAGCAATTAAAAGCAGTCGATGACTTAAGCTTCACTATTAAAAAGGGTGAAACATTCGGGTTAGTAGGAGAATCTGGATGCGGAAAATCAACGACAGGAAGAAGTATCATTCGCTTACACGATGTCACTTCAGGTAACGTTTTATTTGATGGAAAAGATATCGCAAGTTTAAAGGAAAGTGAACTAAAAGAATATCGAAAACGAATGCAAATCATTTTCCAAGATCCATACGCATCATTAAACCCGGCAATGAATGTATTCCAAATTATTAGCGAGCCAATGAACATTCACGGCTCTTACGAAAAAGAAGAACAAAAAGAAATCATATTAGACCTGCTCAAAAAGGTAGGATTAAAAGAAGAACACTTATATCGCTACCCGCACGAATTTAGTGGAGGCCAGCGCCAGCGCATCAGCATCGCGCGTGCACTATCTGTAAAACCGGACTTCATTTTATGCGACGAACCAATCTCAGCACTAGATGTCTCAGTCCAAGCGCAAGTCGTAAACATGCTGCAAGACATCCAAGAAGAAACAGGCGTCACATACTTATTCATCGCACATGACCTATCCATGGTAAGACACATATCAGACCGAATCGGAGTCATGTACTTAGGAAACATAGTAGAAATTGCCGACAGCGAAGACCTATACACAAAACCGGCACATCCATACACACAAGCACTACTCTCATCCATGCCAGAACCAGACCCAACAAACGCAGGAAAAGAACGAATCATTCTGCAAGGTGAAGTTCCAAGCCCGCTCAACTCACCATCCGGCTGCAAATTCAGAACGCGCTGCAAATTCGCCACTGAAAAATGCGCACAGGAAGTACCGAAAATGGTTGAGATTGCGAAAGGGCATCAGGTGGCCTGTCATTTGTTTTAG